A genomic segment from Clostridium pasteurianum BC1 encodes:
- the sigI gene encoding RNA polymerase sigma-I factor — protein sequence MFLKRSLEERVEKAKRNQEELNKLIEAYKPFIASILHKKTGKFLEYGYDDELTIGMMAFKEAIEAYDKSRGKFLTFAKHVIILRNIDHYRKNEKLKDKICLQEISTGEDDRESNAMMSKAMKEYEYEKENELRKLEILEYKKELKKWGIEFSELVQVSPKQENLKKLYKDVAQLIITEPEMLNRLTSVRRLPIKEIQRNMLVHRKKLERGRIYIIALVIVLIGDYEVIKEYIN from the coding sequence ATGTTTCTTAAGAGATCCCTTGAAGAACGAGTAGAAAAAGCTAAGAGGAATCAAGAAGAATTAAATAAATTAATTGAAGCTTATAAACCGTTTATAGCGAGTATTTTACACAAGAAAACAGGAAAATTTTTGGAGTATGGATATGACGACGAACTTACTATTGGTATGATGGCTTTCAAGGAAGCAATTGAAGCTTATGATAAAAGCAGGGGTAAATTTTTAACTTTTGCTAAACATGTTATTATTCTTAGAAACATAGACCATTATAGAAAAAATGAAAAATTGAAAGATAAGATTTGCTTGCAAGAAATTAGTACAGGTGAAGATGATAGAGAAAGTAACGCTATGATGAGTAAAGCTATGAAAGAATATGAATATGAAAAAGAAAATGAGCTGAGAAAGTTAGAAATTTTAGAATATAAAAAAGAACTAAAAAAATGGGGTATAGAATTTTCTGAATTAGTACAAGTATCCCCAAAACAAGAAAATCTCAAAAAACTTTATAAAGATGTAGCACAACTTATTATAACCGAACCAGAAATGCTAAATAGATTGACAAGTGTAAGGAGACTGCCAATAAAGGAAATTCAGCGTAATATGCTTGTGCATAGGAAAAAGCTGGAGAGAGGAAGAATATATATTATTGCATTGGTAATAGTATTGATTGGTGATTATGAAGTGATAAAAGAATATATAAATTGA
- a CDS encoding glycoside hydrolase family 32 protein yields MFNLKKRKIHKIEYNKLAILIIICLIILSSISLFFYHTNKKIDRTVIHEKPNYRAIYHFTTPDKWKNDPQKPIFLDGKYHYYYLYNHDYPNGNGTEWRQVTSEDLVHWKDEGVAIPKYTNKNGDIWSGSVVVDTKNTAGFGEGAIVAMVTQPSGSGNQQEQCLWYSTDKGKTFKSYGDQPIIPNPGTKDFRDPKIIWDSQNDKWVMLLAEGTKIGFYESYNLKNWNYTGGFFTQNIGIVECPDLFMMQANDGTYKWILGASANGKSSGKPNTYAYWMGSYNGKEFIPYQIEPQWLDYGFDWYAGVTFENGNSTDKFTKRYALAWMNNWDYPNNTPTIQDGFNGTDSIVRQINLKKQADNTYSLISQPVETLDSLITSTDNFKQIEVIGSKTLKVQSEAYQLDADISWSDAKNIGFRLRESSDKSRHIDVGIFVEGQYSYVNRAFTGQPDKSQKYIESKATFDTSKKNVHLKILVDKTSIEVFVDDGKITYSSEVFPNLNNKGITLFSIGGKSIFQNVVIKHLRSINR; encoded by the coding sequence GTGTTTAACTTGAAAAAAAGAAAAATTCATAAGATCGAATATAACAAATTAGCTATTTTAATAATTATCTGTTTAATAATATTATCATCTATCTCCTTATTTTTCTATCATACAAATAAGAAGATAGATAGAACAGTTATTCATGAAAAACCAAACTATCGGGCAATATATCATTTTACAACACCTGATAAATGGAAGAATGATCCACAAAAGCCTATATTTCTTGATGGAAAGTATCATTACTATTATCTCTATAATCATGATTATCCAAATGGTAATGGTACGGAATGGCGGCAGGTCACATCAGAAGACTTAGTACATTGGAAAGATGAGGGAGTGGCTATTCCTAAATATACAAATAAAAATGGGGATATATGGTCAGGATCCGTGGTTGTTGACACCAAAAATACTGCAGGCTTTGGGGAAGGGGCCATTGTGGCCATGGTAACACAACCTTCCGGAAGTGGCAATCAGCAGGAACAATGTCTTTGGTACAGTACAGACAAAGGAAAAACATTTAAATCTTATGGTGACCAACCCATTATACCAAATCCGGGTACAAAAGATTTTAGAGATCCAAAAATCATCTGGGATTCTCAGAACGACAAATGGGTAATGCTCCTGGCAGAAGGTACGAAAATTGGCTTTTATGAATCTTACAACCTGAAAAATTGGAACTATACAGGTGGTTTCTTTACGCAAAATATAGGTATTGTAGAATGTCCAGATCTTTTTATGATGCAGGCAAACGACGGAACATATAAGTGGATTCTAGGTGCCAGCGCCAATGGTAAATCTTCTGGCAAACCCAATACTTATGCCTATTGGATGGGTAGTTACAACGGAAAAGAATTTATCCCATATCAAATTGAACCACAATGGCTGGATTATGGCTTTGACTGGTATGCAGGGGTGACCTTTGAGAACGGCAATAGCACCGATAAATTTACGAAACGTTATGCTCTAGCCTGGATGAATAACTGGGATTATCCAAACAATACCCCAACAATACAAGATGGCTTCAATGGAACGGATTCTATTGTGCGCCAGATCAACTTGAAAAAGCAAGCAGATAATACCTATAGTCTAATCTCACAGCCTGTTGAAACCTTGGATAGTCTAATAACGTCAACTGATAATTTTAAACAAATTGAAGTTATTGGGTCAAAAACATTGAAGGTTCAAAGCGAAGCCTACCAACTTGATGCGGATATAAGTTGGTCGGATGCCAAAAATATAGGCTTTAGGCTTCGAGAGTCATCAGATAAAAGTCGTCATATTGATGTCGGTATTTTTGTTGAAGGACAATACTCTTATGTGAATAGAGCTTTTACAGGGCAGCCAGACAAGAGTCAAAAATATATTGAAAGCAAAGCAACCTTTGATACAAGTAAGAAGAATGTTCATTTAAAAATTCTCGTTGATAAAACAAGTATAGAAGTATTTGTTGATGATGGTAAGATTACTTACTCAAGTGAAGTCTTTCCTAATTTAAATAATAAAGGAATAACTCTTTTTTCTATTGGCGGCAAATCCATATTTCAAAATGTTGTAATAAAACATCTTCGTTCCATCAATAGATAG
- a CDS encoding DUF441 domain-containing protein yields the protein MESNIILVIILAISIIGKANSVSVATAILLIIKLLNIEKYIFPALDKSGVFWALVLLIAAILIPIANGSISPFKIKDNLTSVIGIIALLLSFFTTYLSGLGLKYLTVQGHGDVMPALILGSIAAAAFLGGVPVGPLITTGLLALVMKVFHKE from the coding sequence TTGGAATCCAATATAATACTAGTGATAATATTAGCCATTTCAATAATAGGAAAAGCCAATTCTGTGTCAGTTGCTACAGCTATACTTTTAATTATTAAGCTTCTGAATATTGAAAAATATATTTTTCCTGCTTTAGATAAGAGTGGAGTATTTTGGGCGCTTGTGCTGCTTATAGCGGCTATACTTATCCCAATAGCAAATGGAAGCATAAGCCCCTTTAAAATTAAAGATAATCTTACTTCAGTGATAGGAATAATTGCACTTTTATTATCGTTCTTTACTACCTATTTAAGCGGCCTTGGATTAAAGTATTTAACTGTGCAAGGACATGGAGATGTAATGCCAGCACTAATTTTAGGATCAATAGCAGCAGCGGCCTTTTTAGGGGGAGTTCCTGTAGGACCTCTTATTACTACTGGTCTACTTGCATTAGTTATGAAGGTATTTCACAAAGAATAA
- the infC gene encoding translation initiation factor IF-3, with product MLYINKDLILNEGIKSREIRLSGEDSRIIKTEEALKLARESDLDLVMVSPNAKPPVCKIMDYSKYIYEQSKKLKLTKKSQKIVVLKEVRLSPTIEEHDIDIKANNAKKFLSNGDKVKVSIRFRGRQNNNTQMGNKVLDIFITKIGDLGVIEKAPQLEGRNMFMIVGPKKQA from the coding sequence GTGTTATATATCAATAAAGATTTAATTTTGAATGAAGGTATTAAGAGCAGAGAAATAAGATTGTCTGGAGAAGATAGCCGCATAATTAAAACAGAAGAAGCACTTAAACTTGCACGAGAAAGTGATTTAGATTTAGTTATGGTTTCTCCAAATGCGAAACCACCTGTATGTAAAATAATGGATTATAGCAAATATATTTATGAACAATCCAAGAAACTAAAATTGACTAAAAAAAGTCAAAAAATTGTAGTTTTAAAGGAAGTAAGACTTAGTCCTACAATAGAAGAGCATGATATAGATATTAAGGCTAATAATGCTAAGAAATTTTTGTCAAATGGCGATAAAGTTAAAGTTTCTATAAGATTTAGAGGTAGACAAAATAATAATACCCAAATGGGTAATAAAGTTTTAGACATATTTATCACTAAAATAGGTGATTTAGGGGTAATTGAAAAAGCTCCACAACTTGAAGGTAGAAATATGTTTATGATAGTAGGTCCTAAAAAACAAGCTTAA
- a CDS encoding ABC transporter ATP-binding protein, producing MFIKVENLRKSYVTGEITTEVLKGINIELDKGEIGVILGPSGSGKSTLINVIGGIDSGDSGSVTVDGVDITKLSDNQLTDYRRENIGFIFQFYNLISNLTVGENIEVVSNISKNPLDTDEVLKAVGMLEKKHRFPRELSGGEQQRVSIARAVVKNPKLLLCDEPTGALDFSTSKEILKLLQQVNKDFGTTILMITHNEAISSMANRIYKVKNGGIEEQIVNDTVVSAERIEW from the coding sequence ATGTTTATAAAAGTAGAAAATTTAAGAAAAAGCTATGTTACAGGAGAAATAACTACTGAGGTACTTAAGGGTATTAATATAGAACTGGATAAAGGCGAGATAGGAGTAATTCTTGGACCTTCAGGGTCAGGTAAATCCACTCTGATCAATGTAATAGGTGGTATAGATAGTGGTGATTCCGGTAGTGTAACTGTAGATGGTGTGGATATTACAAAGTTAAGTGATAATCAGCTTACAGATTACAGAAGAGAAAATATAGGTTTTATATTTCAATTTTATAATTTAATTTCCAATCTTACTGTAGGAGAGAATATTGAGGTGGTATCAAATATAAGTAAGAATCCACTAGACACAGATGAGGTGTTGAAGGCAGTGGGAATGCTTGAAAAAAAGCACAGATTTCCAAGGGAGTTAAGCGGAGGGGAACAGCAAAGGGTATCTATTGCAAGGGCAGTAGTAAAAAATCCAAAGCTGCTCTTATGTGATGAGCCCACAGGAGCATTAGATTTTTCTACCTCAAAGGAAATACTAAAGCTTTTGCAGCAGGTAAATAAAGATTTTGGTACAACTATACTTATGATAACTCACAATGAAGCTATAAGTAGTATGGCCAATAGAATCTACAAGGTAAAAAATGGTGGAATCGAAGAGCAAATAGTTAATGATACTGTTGTATCAGCAGAAAGAATTGAGTGGTAA
- a CDS encoding anti-sigma factor domain-containing protein produces the protein MNAIILELLKDKLIVLTKEGKFIRIDKISDAVEIGQEIIIDEQKKCKNHILKWVISIAAVVTLVVFIFGDYIAYYKPQGYINISINPNANTNTNIVIDYNVCGYCIKMKALNNNGNIIAKKINGFEYKPTNIVIDNIINIAEQEKFISNQEENVILITMIEFHKKIDYLGLNNSVGNCVKENKINTRTIFLTGNKDEYEKAKQYNISMDKFLLINQIIESNSIYKFTLQYGLI, from the coding sequence ATGAATGCAATTATACTGGAGCTATTAAAAGATAAACTTATTGTATTGACAAAAGAAGGAAAATTTATAAGGATAGATAAAATTAGTGATGCTGTAGAAATTGGACAAGAGATTATAATAGATGAACAAAAAAAGTGTAAGAATCATATTTTGAAATGGGTTATTTCTATAGCGGCAGTAGTTACATTGGTAGTATTTATTTTTGGAGATTATATCGCATATTATAAGCCACAAGGATACATAAATATTAGCATAAATCCAAATGCTAATACTAATACAAACATTGTAATCGACTACAATGTTTGTGGATATTGTATAAAAATGAAAGCGTTAAATAACAATGGAAATATTATAGCTAAAAAAATAAATGGATTTGAGTATAAACCTACAAATATTGTGATTGATAATATTATTAACATTGCTGAACAGGAAAAATTTATATCAAATCAAGAAGAAAATGTGATTTTAATAACAATGATTGAATTTCATAAGAAAATTGATTATTTAGGATTAAATAATTCTGTAGGAAATTGTGTTAAAGAAAATAAAATAAATACAAGAACTATTTTTCTAACAGGAAATAAAGACGAATATGAAAAAGCAAAACAGTATAACATTTCAATGGATAAATTCCTTTTAATAAACCAGATAATAGAAAGCAATTCCATATACAAATTCACATTACAATATGGGCTTATATAA
- a CDS encoding ABC transporter permease, which yields MIINKKIKRTMLENKSQYVGSLMLIIISCLLYTMFNQLSSNMSTAFSNFQEKYNQEDASFVSDKKLANIEELEKKFNMTIEETKSIDYSVSTDKVLRVFSENSKVDIPAIIKGDSLKNGGILIDPAYAKANNLKIGDSIRIYDRNFNISGFMSLPNYIYPIKQESDLLNDPNNFGIAVISKNDFNNMNEGNTFYAIKFKGDSSSLEDRISKFKDYIRDENIVILKWTNTSENPRITYVKAKIDSINQMSSSMPIAIIILTCILTGVVMVRMLKKESIIIGTLYALGYRKKEIMKHYLMYPLFISLSGGIIGTVLGFIATRPMIDFMLGYFNMPLNTLALNKKYIAISIALPIIFLVICGYFIVNKTLKYSPVDLMRGGKESSKVGFIERNIRLDKFKFSTKFKIREQLRSVPRSVFLLLGVIFATMLLLLGFASKSSMDLLTKDTYGNVYKYQYEYVFNSLQQQANSSGEVFSVSPFTLKNDSKTSFSVYGINNNSKFIYFKDMSGAKLSTNEVIITKPLADKLKVKPKDTIQVVNRLDSREYSITIDSIADSYVGSYIYMPIGKFNSMLKLPEGSYMGLWSDKKIDIPEGKLISSTTISDVKKALDNMTKPLQYSIGSIALISFVIGLIVIYVVTSLIIEENKGNISLMKVLGYKNKEVYSLILNSSSFIVVLGYVLGVPLLLACLKVMFQSVTEGMNMDFPVTIEYIYVVVGFIVIYLTYEISKVLSKKKVNKISMTEALKSGRE from the coding sequence ATGATTATTAATAAAAAGATAAAGCGAACTATGCTGGAAAATAAGTCTCAATATGTAGGTTCCTTAATGCTCATTATCATAAGCTGCTTGCTTTATACTATGTTTAATCAGCTCTCCAGCAATATGTCAACTGCCTTTTCCAATTTTCAAGAAAAATACAATCAGGAAGATGCAAGCTTTGTATCAGATAAAAAATTAGCAAATATAGAGGAATTAGAAAAGAAATTTAACATGACTATAGAAGAAACTAAAAGTATAGATTATTCGGTTTCTACAGATAAGGTTTTAAGGGTATTCAGTGAAAATTCAAAGGTGGATATACCTGCAATTATCAAGGGAGATAGTTTGAAAAATGGTGGAATTCTCATAGATCCTGCCTATGCAAAGGCTAATAATTTGAAAATTGGCGACAGCATAAGAATATATGATAGGAATTTTAATATTTCTGGATTTATGTCTTTGCCTAATTATATATATCCAATAAAGCAGGAAAGTGATTTGCTAAACGATCCTAATAATTTTGGAATAGCAGTGATTAGTAAAAATGACTTTAATAATATGAATGAAGGCAATACTTTTTATGCTATTAAGTTTAAAGGGGATAGCAGTAGTTTAGAGGATAGAATTTCTAAATTCAAAGACTATATAAGAGATGAAAATATAGTTATTTTAAAATGGACAAATACTAGTGAAAATCCAAGAATAACTTATGTTAAGGCAAAAATTGACAGTATAAATCAGATGAGCTCCTCAATGCCAATAGCTATAATCATTCTAACCTGCATATTAACAGGAGTGGTCATGGTGAGAATGCTGAAAAAAGAATCTATAATTATTGGAACCCTCTATGCACTGGGCTACAGAAAAAAGGAGATAATGAAGCATTACCTTATGTATCCATTATTTATTTCTTTATCAGGCGGAATAATTGGAACTGTACTGGGATTTATTGCTACAAGACCTATGATAGATTTTATGCTGGGATATTTTAATATGCCATTAAATACTTTAGCATTAAATAAAAAATATATTGCAATCAGTATAGCCTTACCTATAATCTTTCTTGTTATTTGTGGATATTTTATAGTAAATAAAACACTTAAGTATTCACCAGTGGATTTGATGAGAGGTGGCAAAGAGAGTAGTAAAGTTGGTTTTATTGAAAGAAATATAAGGCTTGATAAATTTAAGTTTTCTACTAAGTTTAAAATAAGGGAACAGCTTAGAAGTGTACCAAGAAGTGTCTTTCTCTTGTTGGGAGTTATTTTTGCAACTATGCTTTTGCTTCTGGGTTTTGCGTCAAAAAGCTCCATGGATTTACTGACTAAGGATACTTATGGCAATGTATATAAATATCAGTATGAGTATGTGTTTAATTCTCTCCAGCAACAAGCAAACTCTAGTGGAGAAGTTTTTTCAGTATCACCTTTTACTTTAAAGAATGACAGTAAAACAAGTTTTTCTGTATATGGAATTAACAATAATTCAAAGTTTATATACTTTAAAGACATGTCAGGAGCAAAATTAAGTACCAATGAAGTCATTATTACAAAACCTCTTGCAGATAAGCTTAAGGTTAAACCAAAGGATACTATACAAGTTGTAAACAGATTGGATTCCAGAGAATATAGTATTACTATTGATAGTATTGCTGATAGTTACGTAGGGAGCTACATTTATATGCCTATTGGGAAGTTTAATAGTATGCTTAAATTGCCAGAAGGTAGCTATATGGGATTATGGAGTGATAAAAAAATAGATATACCAGAGGGTAAACTTATAAGTTCTACTACAATTTCTGATGTAAAAAAGGCTCTTGATAACATGACAAAACCTCTTCAGTATTCCATTGGAAGTATAGCTCTTATATCCTTTGTCATAGGACTAATAGTTATATACGTAGTAACCTCTTTAATTATAGAAGAGAATAAAGGTAACATATCACTTATGAAAGTATTGGGTTATAAAAATAAGGAAGTGTACTCACTTATTTTAAATAGCTCCTCTTTTATAGTCGTATTGGGATATGTTTTAGGAGTACCATTACTTCTGGCATGTTTGAAGGTAATGTTTCAATCTGTCACGGAAGGCATGAATATGGATTTCCCAGTTACTATAGAGTATATTTATGTTGTTGTTGGATTTATAGTAATCTATCTCACTTATGAAATATCCAAAGTCTTAAGTAAAAAGAAGGTTAATAAAATTTCTATGACAGAAGCATTAAAATCTGGAAGAGAATAA